One Candidatus Bathyarchaeota archaeon DNA window includes the following coding sequences:
- a CDS encoding RNA-processing protein (similar to yeast Dim2p protein that is essential for 40S ribosomal subunit; structural studies show binding to 3' end of 16S rRNA in complex with archaeal IF2 alpha): MDEWLVRMQNRFSLLVPRERIGVIIGEDGKVKDRIERIFKVNLNIDSESGTIEITQTQDGDLTNILKARDAVTAIARGFSPEDALKLKNDDIILDIIDLREIFGKSDNDITRVKGRIIGRNGKMRRALEELTGTDISIYGHTVAITGDYEAVSTAREAISMLIEGKQHSTVYKFLRRRRHEEKKKRMTELWIHP, from the coding sequence ATGGACGAGTGGCTGGTGAGGATGCAGAATAGATTCAGCCTATTGGTTCCAAGAGAGAGAATAGGTGTGATAATAGGGGAGGATGGGAAAGTAAAAGATAGGATTGAAAGGATCTTCAAGGTGAACCTGAATATAGACAGCGAGAGTGGAACAATAGAGATAACTCAAACACAGGACGGTGATCTCACAAATATCTTGAAGGCCCGTGACGCAGTTACAGCCATCGCAAGAGGATTCTCACCTGAAGACGCCCTCAAACTCAAGAACGACGACATCATATTGGACATAATAGATCTTAGAGAGATCTTTGGAAAGAGCGACAACGACATAACAAGGGTGAAGGGAAGGATCATCGGTCGAAACGGGAAGATGAGAAGGGCGCTTGAGGAACTCACAGGAACAGACATATCAATATATGGCCACACCGTAGCGATCACTGGAGACTATGAAGCCGTATCTACAGCTAGGGAAGCCATATCTATGTTGATTGAAGGAAAGCAACATTCAACAGTATATAAGTTTCTGAGAAGGCGCAGACATGAGGAGAAGAAAAAGAGAATGACTGAGCTTTGGATCCATCCGTAA
- a CDS encoding DNA topoisomerase VI subunit B has protein sequence MAEEFKEITPSDFFYRNRDIAGFTNPSRALYSTIRELVENSLDACEIHGILPDIYIRVSPQAETTADPAVYKIRIQDNGSGLPAEVIPSAFGQVLFGSKYRLRQSVDYNERIVIRNGRNIESVEIGRFVEQFLKPNEDIKNIHERGYETLAFNLEDFRFSWSRISHVSRHIVDEPLYEVRLEGGRKIRVTGGHSIFIMKDGRIALKDVEQMKVGEYVAVPRTLPFDTYKIEGEKLETPFRTHAKRDDSKYYENLFGNPSRNIYKCLSHHRVQDEPKNSRISLTKEFMRSLGYVVGRGEDLQKGPKIRIDESQIERSNQLAVTFKGTPNIEEQVEIFSSLDSGLVLNNPRSTATTISIEIEGVSSGEIPKIAFNVPTELRRAFIEGLYNGGGYVADGEHVSFPTRRRKLAYDLMYLLMSIGVFPTVEELELDKNSTMYVIKMLGRNLDEALKVGSKESNETFKTSEDYPDFVFCRIIELRRVRATSPYAYDLSIPGRENFICGLGGVCCHNTRGTFGLGGKMAVLYGQITTHGQTRIISSVGTSKIHEYILMMDIQRNKPIVTKHRVHINKSRWHGTIVEFTTEADYSRAMPKILEYLKETAIVVPYANLTFVDPRGRLYRFDRATSIMPKTTSETTPHPHGIDIETLKRMIEATDSKTMKEFMKKHFQRVGEKIARRFLEFADVGVKKNPKRLTQDEIVRLVNALKNYDGFLPPDASCLSPLGKDLLKTGIKKELNPEFVAVHQRKPAAYSGFPFIVEVGVAYGGGIPKTEGILLYRFANRIPLLFDEASDISYKVVNELMNWRHYKVTPETPIAVFIHICSLKIPYKTVGKEFIADRPEVEHEILNALREVARQLALFLSRKHHMERERRRLDVFSKYLPKIASFSAKLANREKIPDVKKLLGSIAKYVEE, from the coding sequence TTGGCTGAAGAGTTCAAGGAGATAACGCCGTCAGACTTCTTCTATAGGAACAGGGATATCGCAGGTTTCACAAATCCTTCGAGGGCATTATACTCAACCATTAGAGAGTTGGTTGAGAATTCTCTGGATGCATGTGAGATCCATGGCATCCTCCCAGACATCTACATAAGGGTCTCCCCTCAGGCTGAGACTACAGCGGATCCCGCTGTTTACAAGATAAGAATTCAAGATAACGGTTCAGGCCTTCCAGCCGAGGTTATACCATCGGCTTTCGGCCAAGTCCTCTTCGGCTCGAAATATAGACTCAGGCAGAGCGTAGACTACAATGAGAGGATAGTGATAAGAAATGGGCGGAATATCGAATCTGTTGAGATAGGAAGGTTCGTCGAACAATTCCTCAAACCCAATGAGGACATTAAGAATATTCATGAGAGAGGCTACGAGACCTTAGCTTTCAACCTTGAGGACTTCAGGTTCTCATGGAGCAGAATATCACATGTCTCCAGACACATAGTCGATGAGCCACTATATGAGGTTAGGCTTGAGGGTGGAAGAAAGATCAGAGTAACCGGCGGCCACAGCATATTCATTATGAAAGACGGCAGGATCGCCTTGAAAGATGTCGAACAGATGAAGGTTGGTGAGTATGTTGCAGTTCCAAGAACTTTACCTTTCGACACATATAAAATTGAGGGCGAAAAATTGGAGACACCGTTCAGAACTCATGCAAAGCGGGATGATTCAAAATACTATGAGAATCTTTTTGGCAACCCATCCCGAAACATCTACAAATGCCTGAGCCATCATAGAGTACAAGACGAGCCCAAGAATTCACGTATCTCACTCACGAAAGAATTCATGAGGTCCCTAGGATACGTTGTAGGCAGAGGTGAAGACCTCCAGAAGGGCCCAAAAATTAGAATAGATGAGTCTCAAATTGAACGATCAAACCAACTAGCCGTCACATTCAAAGGTACTCCAAATATTGAAGAGCAAGTTGAAATCTTCTCTTCCCTTGATTCTGGACTCGTTTTGAACAATCCAAGGTCAACTGCCACCACGATCAGTATTGAAATAGAAGGAGTGAGTAGTGGGGAGATCCCTAAAATTGCATTCAACGTTCCCACCGAGCTCAGGAGAGCGTTCATAGAGGGCCTATACAACGGCGGAGGATACGTAGCTGATGGGGAGCATGTATCTTTTCCAACCCGAAGGCGAAAACTAGCCTATGATTTGATGTATCTGCTGATGTCTATAGGAGTCTTCCCAACAGTCGAAGAATTGGAGCTGGATAAGAATAGTACGATGTATGTAATTAAAATGTTAGGCCGGAATCTTGATGAGGCTTTGAAGGTTGGATCTAAAGAATCTAATGAGACCTTCAAAACTTCAGAGGATTATCCGGATTTCGTGTTTTGCAGGATAATCGAATTGAGAAGGGTTAGGGCGACTTCACCATACGCTTACGATCTATCTATACCAGGAAGAGAGAATTTCATATGCGGGTTAGGAGGCGTCTGTTGCCATAACACCCGAGGAACATTCGGCCTCGGCGGAAAGATGGCTGTCCTCTACGGGCAGATAACCACCCACGGCCAGACGAGAATCATCTCAAGCGTAGGAACATCCAAGATTCATGAGTATATCTTGATGATGGACATCCAGAGGAACAAGCCTATAGTTACAAAACATAGGGTCCACATCAACAAGTCAAGATGGCATGGAACAATTGTTGAGTTCACTACTGAAGCCGATTACTCAAGAGCCATGCCCAAGATCCTTGAATATTTGAAGGAGACCGCCATAGTCGTCCCATATGCAAACCTGACTTTTGTGGATCCCAGGGGTAGACTATATAGGTTCGACAGGGCAACAAGCATCATGCCCAAAACTACGAGTGAGACTACACCCCATCCCCATGGAATAGACATAGAGACCCTGAAGAGGATGATTGAGGCTACAGACTCCAAGACTATGAAGGAGTTTATGAAGAAGCATTTCCAGAGGGTCGGTGAGAAGATAGCTAGGAGATTCCTAGAGTTTGCAGACGTAGGAGTCAAGAAGAATCCTAAGAGGCTCACCCAGGACGAGATCGTTAGGCTCGTGAACGCCCTTAAGAATTACGATGGATTCCTCCCTCCAGACGCCAGTTGCCTGTCACCTTTAGGGAAGGACCTTCTGAAGACAGGGATAAAGAAGGAGCTAAACCCTGAATTTGTTGCGGTCCACCAGAGGAAGCCGGCGGCCTATTCGGGATTTCCATTCATAGTCGAGGTTGGGGTAGCCTATGGCGGAGGCATACCCAAGACAGAAGGCATCTTACTATACAGATTCGCGAATAGGATACCGCTCCTATTCGATGAGGCCAGCGACATATCATATAAGGTTGTGAACGAGTTGATGAACTGGAGACACTACAAAGTCACACCAGAGACACCTATCGCTGTCTTCATCCACATATGCAGCCTCAAGATACCCTACAAGACCGTTGGGAAAGAGTTCATAGCGGATAGGCCTGAGGTTGAACATGAGATTCTGAACGCTCTGAGGGAGGTCGCAAGGCAACTTGCCCTATTTTTATCTAGGAAACACCATATGGAGAGAGAGAGGAGGAGGCTCGACGTATTCTCAAAATATCTGCCAAAGATCGCATCCTTCTCAGCCAAACTTGCGAATAGAGAGAAGATTCCAGACGTCAAGAAACTTTTAGGGAGCATTGCAAAGTATGTCGAAGAATGA
- the eif1A gene encoding translation initiation factor eIF-1A — MGKKKVISEEELKEMVLPGPRQVVGFVSQLLGYDRVRVKCADGYERLCRIRGKMKRKVWVRVGDAVLVDPWDFQYNERGDIIWRYTQSQVDTLREKGYLPTK; from the coding sequence TTGGGGAAGAAGAAAGTCATCAGCGAAGAAGAGTTGAAGGAGATGGTTTTGCCTGGGCCAAGGCAGGTAGTCGGCTTCGTATCGCAACTTCTAGGCTACGATAGGGTCAGGGTCAAATGCGCCGACGGATATGAGAGGTTATGCAGAATCAGAGGGAAGATGAAGAGGAAGGTCTGGGTCAGAGTCGGCGACGCCGTCCTAGTGGATCCATGGGACTTCCAATACAATGAGAGGGGAGACATTATCTGGCGTTACACGCAGAGCCAAGTCGACACCCTCAGGGAGAAGGGCTACCTCCCTACGAAATAG
- a CDS encoding serine protein kinase RIO, producing the protein MRRKRSEEMEVLEEVFDKPTLMALYNLLNKGYLKEVYGAVKAGKESKIYWGKSLKGEDLAIKIYLTVSSEFRRGILQYIDGDPRFKSIDRSTRALIYRWALKEFENLKLALDAGVRVPRGVAVEKNILIMEFIGEDGTPAPLLKEVTLPDPGKTFDLIIEGVEKLYHIAGLVHGDLSEYNIMIWEDAPVFFDVSQAVKLDHPMARTFLRRDLYNIHRFFSKMGLDIPSAEELYGRVAGEDAE; encoded by the coding sequence ATGCGGAGAAAAAGAAGCGAAGAGATGGAAGTATTAGAGGAAGTATTCGATAAGCCAACCCTGATGGCTCTCTACAATCTACTCAATAAAGGATATCTAAAGGAAGTCTACGGAGCAGTCAAAGCTGGAAAGGAGTCGAAGATCTACTGGGGTAAGAGTCTGAAGGGAGAGGACTTAGCGATCAAGATATACCTCACAGTCTCATCGGAATTTCGTAGGGGGATATTACAATATATCGATGGTGACCCAAGGTTCAAGAGTATCGACAGAAGCACAAGAGCCCTCATATACCGTTGGGCCCTTAAGGAGTTTGAGAATCTAAAGTTGGCTTTGGACGCAGGTGTCAGAGTTCCAAGAGGGGTTGCAGTGGAGAAGAACATATTGATAATGGAGTTCATAGGGGAGGATGGTACCCCCGCCCCCCTACTCAAAGAGGTGACCTTGCCAGATCCGGGGAAAACCTTCGACCTTATAATTGAAGGCGTCGAGAAACTATACCATATTGCAGGACTCGTACATGGGGACTTGAGTGAGTATAACATCATGATATGGGAGGATGCACCTGTCTTCTTCGACGTCTCTCAAGCAGTCAAACTAGATCACCCTATGGCGAGAACCTTCCTCAGACGAGACCTATATAATATTCATAGGTTCTTCTCAAAGATGGGTCTAGATATTCCATCTGCAGAGGAATTATATGGACGAGTGGCTGGTGAGGATGCAGAATAG
- a CDS encoding DUF424 family protein, whose translation MSTLEKVYVKVYVKDRQKLVAVCDSNLIGKTFREGKLKLEVTSKFYEGELVTASEALKQLLDADMGNLVGRNAVKMAVDSKLVNPDAIIYIAGIPHVQLLKL comes from the coding sequence ATGTCTACATTGGAAAAAGTCTATGTGAAAGTATACGTGAAGGATAGACAGAAACTGGTTGCTGTCTGTGACAGCAACCTCATAGGAAAGACTTTTAGAGAGGGTAAATTGAAGCTTGAGGTTACGAGCAAATTCTATGAGGGGGAGCTTGTAACAGCGTCTGAGGCACTAAAACAATTGCTCGACGCAGATATGGGTAACTTGGTGGGTAGGAACGCTGTTAAGATGGCTGTCGATAGTAAACTTGTGAACCCAGACGCCATCATATACATTGCTGGAATTCCGCATGTGCAACTCCTCAAGCTTTAA